Proteins from a single region of Terriglobia bacterium:
- the pnp gene encoding polyribonucleotide nucleotidyltransferase, with protein MNVHKVSTMIGERELSIEIGKLAKQAHGAAVVKYGETVVLVTACAAKEPREGLDFFPLTVDYRENFYAAGKIPGGFFKREGKPSEREVLNSRMIDRPIRPLFPEGYKNETQVIALVLSADTDIDPSMHAIVGASTALYTSAIPFEHPVAAVRVGLIDGRYYLNPTYSELKNSRLNLAVAGMEDGICMVEAGAHEVSEEVMVEALNFGHQAIKQIIALQKELRAKIQPKKLVVVPPAVDEAMAKKIEGAVRADLEDALNTHKHEKLESYELVDAAKKKAVALFPEAEEDADKLKMIKNIFSTLKEKIFRDDILGKRERPDRRKFDTIRPIWIETRVLPRTHGSAVFTRGETQALVTATLGTSEDVQRLDWLEGESTKSFMMHYNFPPFSVGEVSPLRGPGRREIGHGALAERALVPVMPDENDFPYTIRVVSDILESNGSSSMATVCGGTLALMDAGVPIKAPVAGVAMGLVKEGDNYAVLTDIAGAEDHYGDMDFKVAGTKDGITALQMDIKIAGVTSAIMSEALAQAKTGRLFILDKMMEAIPVVSEQMSPYAPRIYSMKIPTDKIRDVIGPGGKMIRSIIEQTGVKIDVSDDGRVNIASSDGPSAQKAIEIISNLTATPEVGKTYRGKVVRIAEFGAFVEIFPGTDGLLHISEIDENRIRNVRDVLSEGDQVMVKVVGLEGNKIKLSRKAVLRDQKQKQ; from the coding sequence ATGAATGTCCACAAAGTCAGCACGATGATCGGAGAGCGGGAGCTCTCGATAGAAATCGGAAAGCTGGCCAAACAAGCGCATGGCGCCGCAGTCGTCAAGTACGGAGAAACCGTAGTGCTGGTGACGGCATGTGCCGCCAAAGAACCGCGGGAAGGGCTCGATTTCTTCCCCCTCACGGTCGATTACCGTGAAAATTTTTACGCCGCCGGCAAGATTCCCGGCGGATTCTTCAAACGCGAAGGCAAGCCTTCCGAACGCGAAGTTTTGAACAGCAGAATGATCGACCGTCCGATCCGGCCGTTGTTTCCCGAAGGTTATAAGAACGAAACGCAGGTCATCGCGCTGGTCCTCTCGGCCGACACGGACATCGATCCGTCGATGCACGCGATCGTCGGAGCGTCCACCGCGCTATACACCTCGGCGATTCCTTTCGAGCACCCTGTCGCGGCAGTCCGCGTCGGATTGATCGACGGCCGCTACTACCTCAACCCCACTTACAGCGAACTCAAAAACAGCCGGCTGAACCTGGCTGTCGCCGGGATGGAAGACGGCATCTGCATGGTGGAGGCGGGTGCGCACGAGGTTTCCGAAGAAGTCATGGTCGAAGCGCTCAACTTCGGCCACCAGGCCATCAAGCAGATCATCGCGCTACAAAAGGAACTGCGGGCGAAGATCCAGCCGAAGAAGTTGGTGGTCGTTCCACCGGCCGTCGACGAAGCCATGGCGAAAAAGATCGAAGGCGCCGTCCGCGCCGATCTCGAAGACGCCTTGAACACGCATAAGCACGAGAAGCTGGAAAGCTACGAGCTCGTCGACGCCGCGAAGAAAAAGGCCGTCGCGCTCTTCCCCGAAGCCGAGGAAGACGCCGACAAGTTGAAGATGATCAAAAATATCTTCAGTACCCTGAAAGAAAAAATCTTCCGTGACGACATCCTCGGCAAGCGCGAACGGCCCGACCGCCGCAAGTTCGACACGATCCGTCCAATCTGGATCGAAACCCGCGTTCTGCCCCGCACGCACGGGTCCGCCGTCTTCACTCGCGGTGAAACCCAGGCACTGGTCACGGCCACGCTCGGAACCTCCGAGGACGTGCAGCGCCTCGACTGGCTCGAGGGCGAATCCACCAAAAGCTTCATGATGCATTACAACTTCCCGCCGTTCTCGGTCGGCGAAGTTTCGCCGCTCCGCGGCCCCGGACGCCGTGAAATCGGCCACGGCGCGCTGGCGGAACGCGCGCTCGTCCCGGTAATGCCGGACGAGAACGATTTCCCGTACACGATTCGCGTCGTGTCGGACATCCTCGAATCGAACGGATCGTCATCGATGGCTACTGTCTGCGGCGGAACGCTCGCCCTGATGGACGCCGGCGTTCCGATCAAAGCGCCGGTGGCCGGTGTGGCGATGGGCCTCGTCAAAGAAGGCGACAACTACGCCGTCCTGACGGACATTGCGGGCGCCGAAGATCACTACGGCGATATGGATTTCAAAGTTGCCGGAACGAAGGACGGCATCACGGCCCTGCAGATGGACATCAAGATTGCCGGCGTGACGTCGGCGATCATGTCGGAAGCGCTCGCCCAGGCGAAAACAGGCCGGCTGTTCATTCTCGACAAAATGATGGAAGCGATTCCGGTGGTCAGCGAGCAGATGTCGCCCTACGCGCCGCGAATCTATTCGATGAAGATTCCGACCGACAAGATTCGAGACGTCATCGGACCCGGCGGCAAGATGATCCGTTCGATCATCGAGCAGACCGGCGTGAAGATCGACGTCTCCGATGACGGCCGCGTCAACATTGCATCGTCCGACGGCCCTTCGGCTCAGAAGGCGATCGAGATCATCTCAAACCTGACCGCGACCCCCGAAGTCGGCAAAACGTATCGCGGGAAAGTCGTGCGGATCGCCGAGTTCGGCGCCTTCGTCGAGATCTTCCCCGGCACGGACGGCCTGCTCCACATTTCGGAGATCGATGAGAACCGTATCCGGAACGTGCGGGATGTGTTGTCGGAAGGCGACCAGGTGATGGTCAAGGTTGTCGGGTTGGAAGGCAACAAGATCAAACTCTCGCGGAAGGCCGTACTGCGGGATCAGAAACAGAAACAGTAG
- the rpsO gene encoding 30S ribosomal protein S15, producing MSLTKENKGSIIDNYRIHTSDTGSPEVQIALLSERITYLTEHFKTHKKDHGSRRGLLKIVGKRRRLLDYLRTYNVDRYREVISKLGIRK from the coding sequence ATGAGTCTTACAAAGGAAAACAAGGGAAGCATCATCGATAACTACCGAATCCACACATCAGATACGGGTTCCCCGGAAGTTCAAATCGCGCTTCTCAGTGAGCGCATCACGTACCTGACGGAGCATTTCAAGACGCATAAAAAGGATCACGGGTCACGGCGCGGGTTGCTGAAGATTGTAGGCAAGCGCCGCCGGCTGCTCGACTATTTAAGAACATACAATGTCGACCGGTATCGCGAAGTGATTTCCAAGCTTGGAATCCGAAAATAG
- the truB gene encoding tRNA pseudouridine(55) synthase TruB gives MHGILIIDKPEGGTSHDIVNAIRKKFNTAKVGHLGTLDPMATGVLPIAIGKATRLAQFISSSPKIYEGELRFGFSTNTYDRTGSPTSEEKTVQYSEGDIRGAVQTFTGSIDQTPPSFSAKKIGSVPSYKFARKNRPVDLPAATVHIESFEIVSLNLPYLSFRIVCSPGTYIRSLAHDLGRQLGCGAHLTRLRRMRSGDFTIADAVSPDACSAANLLPLEALLVSLPRIEVCGPDETKVLHGNQIPGDGNTPLTRIFNKKGEFLAVASVENGWVRPKLVLT, from the coding sequence ATGCACGGAATCCTCATCATCGACAAGCCGGAGGGCGGGACTTCGCATGACATCGTGAATGCGATCCGGAAGAAATTCAACACTGCCAAGGTCGGTCACCTCGGCACGCTCGATCCGATGGCCACCGGCGTTCTCCCCATCGCGATCGGCAAGGCAACCCGGCTGGCTCAATTCATTTCCAGTTCACCGAAGATCTATGAGGGCGAGCTGCGCTTCGGCTTCTCGACCAACACCTACGATCGCACGGGATCGCCGACCAGCGAGGAAAAGACCGTCCAGTACAGCGAAGGCGATATTCGCGGCGCCGTCCAGACCTTCACCGGCAGTATCGACCAGACGCCTCCTTCCTTTTCCGCCAAGAAGATCGGCAGCGTCCCTTCCTACAAGTTCGCCCGGAAGAACCGGCCCGTGGACCTTCCGGCCGCGACGGTCCACATCGAATCCTTCGAGATCGTCTCGCTCAACCTTCCGTACCTGTCCTTCCGCATCGTCTGCTCTCCCGGGACGTACATCCGCAGTCTGGCGCACGACCTCGGCCGGCAGCTGGGCTGCGGCGCGCATCTGACCAGGCTCCGCCGGATGCGATCCGGCGACTTCACCATCGCAGACGCCGTCAGCCCGGACGCCTGTTCCGCCGCGAATCTACTTCCGCTCGAAGCGCTTCTGGTTTCGCTGCCGCGGATCGAAGTCTGCGGCCCGGACGAAACGAAGGTCCTCCACGGCAATCAGATCCCGGGTGACGGGAATACCCCACTCACCCGCATCTTCAACAAAAAAGGCGAGTTTCTGGCCGTCGCCAGCGTAGAAAACGGTTGGGTGCGTCCTAAACTTGTGCTAACCTGA
- the rbfA gene encoding 30S ribosome-binding factor RbfA has translation MQGRRIDRIEEQFRIELSEIIEREIQDPRVGLTTVTAVKVSPDLRHCHVFVTVLGDETQRKKALEGLRSATSFVRRSLSKRLHHMRRIPELSFDYDELVEKGMRIEQLLDQIKHEPE, from the coding sequence ATGCAGGGAAGACGAATCGATCGCATTGAAGAACAATTCCGGATCGAGCTCAGCGAGATCATCGAGCGCGAGATTCAGGATCCGCGGGTCGGCCTCACGACGGTGACCGCCGTCAAAGTCTCACCAGACCTGCGGCATTGTCATGTCTTCGTCACGGTTCTCGGCGATGAAACACAGCGGAAAAAGGCGCTGGAAGGCTTACGATCGGCCACCAGCTTCGTCCGCCGCTCCCTCAGCAAGCGCCTGCACCACATGAGACGCATTCCCGAACTCTCCTTTGACTACGACGAGTTGGTTGAGAAGGGCATGCGGATCGAGCAACTGCTGGATCAAATCAAGCACGAGCCGGAGTAG
- a CDS encoding DUF503 domain-containing protein, with the protein MVVIALLTLDIHIPHAQSLKDKRMVVRSLKDRLRTKFNVSVSEVDHQDLWQRSQVSVVTVGSDEQFLKKVLEEASEEAERIAPECQIQSNIEIV; encoded by the coding sequence ATGGTAGTAATTGCACTACTTACTCTGGATATCCACATTCCGCACGCTCAATCTCTAAAGGACAAGCGAATGGTGGTCCGCAGTTTGAAAGACCGGCTGCGGACGAAGTTCAACGTCTCCGTTTCGGAGGTCGACCATCAGGACCTCTGGCAGCGGTCGCAGGTCAGCGTGGTGACGGTGGGGTCCGACGAGCAGTTTCTGAAGAAAGTCCTCGAGGAAGCGTCCGAAGAAGCGGAGCGAATTGCGCCGGAATGCCAGATACAGAGCAATATCGAGATTGTGTGA
- the infB gene encoding translation initiation factor IF-2: MAKLRVYQLARELNRDNAEIIRELQHMGVPVTSHSNTVEDRLADRLRRELGVFGAAGEKRASADFDDIIAVDEPEEEVAAHAELAAPAAVEAEPPHVEAKAEPRPEPKVEEKAPEPKIAAPAPVPPQPAPPVPQAPPPAPPKVEQPIAAQPVQPAPPVQPPRPLTTPSGGRIIPPPVRIGPAVPPILPTPKVEPPHEQRKTMQQIALDKARRDHRLPPPAPAGQPGRPYDRPGQRPMSPGGPGQQRHPSGPGFQNRGATPAPPAGQRPWVRPGGAPPPPQPLDQRRPLPQQRPDRSQRYERQAEKKLDGPFVRPQPKPEPVREHRKVMLTEGLTVKDLAEKLGVLAKEVQRKLMDLGVFASINQTLDKEMAKSIAKEFNAEAEFVTFEEKVMLDAVEVSVSENSAPRAPVVTIMGHVDHGKTSLLDAIRKTRVTEQEAGGITQHIGAYQVTAQNRKITFLDTPGHEAFTLMRARGAKVTDIVVLVVAADDGVMPQTEESISHTRAAKVPIVVAINKIDKPGVNPERVKRELAERGLQAEDWGGDTPMVEVSAKTGKNIELLLELILLVADLQNLKADPTLAAMGAVLEAKIDRGRGNVATVLVQNGTLKERDNFIAGAVYGKVRAMYDEHGQKVEEAGPSSPVEVLGLEGLPLAGDQFLCVADEKKARQIVATRQEKLRDIALAKTSRLTLDQLHKQLTEGEIKEVPLILKCDVQGSQEALTEMLNKLSTDKVKVRVLHSSVGAITETDVLLAAASNAIIIGFNVRPERKAAELANREKVDIRLHTIIYNVVDEIKRAMQGVLEPVFKETYLGTAEVRNTFRIPKVGVIAGSYVTDGKIARNAEIRLLRDNVVIFEGKIASLKRFKDDASEVARGYECGIGIQNYNDVKNGDQIEAFVTEKVMADVGV; the protein is encoded by the coding sequence ATGGCAAAGCTTCGAGTTTACCAGCTGGCCCGCGAGCTGAATCGCGACAACGCTGAGATCATTCGCGAATTGCAGCATATGGGCGTGCCGGTGACGTCGCATTCGAATACGGTTGAGGATCGTCTTGCGGACAGGCTCCGCCGCGAGCTCGGTGTGTTTGGCGCGGCCGGTGAAAAGAGGGCGTCCGCGGACTTCGACGACATCATTGCCGTCGACGAGCCGGAGGAGGAGGTTGCAGCGCATGCCGAGCTTGCAGCGCCTGCCGCCGTTGAAGCGGAACCGCCTCACGTCGAAGCGAAAGCCGAACCCAGACCCGAGCCGAAAGTCGAAGAAAAAGCACCCGAGCCGAAGATTGCAGCGCCTGCACCGGTGCCACCGCAACCGGCGCCGCCTGTACCGCAAGCGCCGCCTCCGGCTCCTCCGAAAGTGGAACAGCCTATAGCTGCGCAGCCGGTGCAACCGGCGCCGCCCGTACAGCCGCCCCGGCCGCTCACAACACCCTCCGGCGGGCGGATTATTCCGCCTCCGGTTCGCATCGGCCCGGCGGTACCTCCGATTCTTCCGACGCCGAAAGTCGAGCCGCCGCATGAGCAACGGAAAACGATGCAGCAGATTGCGCTCGACAAGGCGCGGCGCGATCACCGTCTTCCGCCTCCGGCTCCCGCCGGCCAGCCCGGCAGGCCTTACGACAGACCGGGCCAGCGGCCGATGAGCCCCGGAGGCCCCGGCCAGCAACGGCATCCTTCCGGTCCAGGATTCCAGAATCGTGGCGCGACTCCCGCACCACCCGCAGGCCAACGCCCCTGGGTGCGTCCCGGCGGAGCGCCGCCACCGCCGCAACCCCTCGACCAGCGGCGTCCACTGCCGCAGCAGCGGCCGGACCGTTCGCAGCGCTATGAACGGCAGGCGGAAAAGAAGCTCGACGGCCCCTTTGTGCGGCCGCAGCCCAAACCCGAACCGGTCCGCGAACATCGCAAGGTGATGTTGACCGAAGGTCTGACGGTGAAGGATCTCGCCGAAAAACTCGGGGTTCTCGCCAAAGAGGTGCAGAGGAAACTGATGGATCTGGGCGTCTTCGCCAGTATCAATCAGACGCTCGACAAGGAAATGGCGAAATCCATTGCGAAGGAATTCAATGCCGAGGCGGAATTCGTCACTTTCGAGGAAAAAGTCATGCTGGACGCCGTCGAAGTCAGCGTCTCGGAAAATTCTGCGCCTCGCGCCCCAGTCGTAACGATCATGGGTCACGTCGATCACGGAAAAACATCCTTGCTCGATGCGATCCGCAAGACCCGGGTTACCGAGCAGGAAGCGGGCGGCATCACGCAGCACATCGGCGCTTACCAGGTAACGGCGCAAAACCGTAAGATCACCTTCCTCGACACGCCGGGCCACGAAGCATTCACGTTGATGCGGGCGCGCGGCGCGAAGGTGACGGACATCGTCGTTTTGGTCGTCGCGGCAGATGATGGCGTCATGCCTCAGACGGAAGAGTCGATCTCGCACACGCGAGCCGCAAAAGTTCCGATCGTCGTCGCCATCAACAAGATCGATAAGCCGGGAGTCAATCCGGAGCGCGTGAAGCGCGAACTCGCGGAGCGCGGACTGCAGGCCGAAGACTGGGGTGGCGACACGCCGATGGTCGAGGTTTCCGCAAAAACCGGCAAAAATATCGAACTGTTGCTCGAATTGATCCTGCTCGTCGCGGACCTGCAGAACCTCAAGGCCGACCCCACCCTCGCCGCGATGGGCGCCGTTCTCGAAGCGAAAATCGACCGCGGCCGCGGCAACGTGGCGACGGTGCTCGTCCAGAACGGAACGCTCAAAGAGCGCGACAATTTCATCGCCGGCGCCGTATACGGCAAAGTCCGCGCGATGTACGACGAACACGGCCAGAAGGTCGAAGAAGCCGGCCCATCCAGCCCCGTGGAAGTTCTCGGACTGGAAGGCTTGCCGCTCGCCGGCGACCAGTTCCTCTGCGTCGCCGACGAAAAGAAGGCCCGTCAGATCGTCGCCACCCGGCAGGAAAAACTGCGCGACATCGCCCTGGCGAAGACCTCGCGGCTCACACTGGACCAACTCCACAAACAGTTGACCGAGGGCGAAATCAAGGAAGTGCCTCTGATCCTCAAGTGCGATGTGCAGGGATCGCAGGAAGCCCTGACCGAAATGCTGAACAAGCTCAGCACCGATAAAGTCAAAGTCCGTGTTCTCCACTCGAGCGTCGGTGCCATTACGGAAACCGACGTCCTGCTGGCCGCCGCATCGAACGCCATCATCATCGGGTTCAATGTCCGGCCCGAGCGCAAGGCCGCGGAACTCGCGAATCGCGAGAAGGTCGATATCCGCCTGCACACGATCATTTACAACGTCGTCGACGAAATCAAACGCGCAATGCAGGGTGTGCTCGAACCGGTGTTCAAGGAAACCTATCTCGGCACGGCGGAAGTCCGGAACACGTTCCGCATTCCGAAGGTCGGCGTCATCGCCGGCAGTTACGTCACCGACGGCAAGATCGCGCGAAACGCCGAGATCCGCCTGCTGCGCGACAACGTCGTCATCTTCGAAGGCAAGATTGCATCGCTCAAGCGCTTCAAAGACGACGCCTCCGAAGTCGCCCGGGGTTACGAGTGCGGCATCGGTATCCAGAACTACAACGACGTCAAGAACGGCGACCAGATCGAAGCCTTCGTCACAGAGAAAGTGATGGCGGACGTCGGGGTATAA
- the nusA gene encoding transcription termination factor NusA has product MSNVLFQTIDQISREKGIDPQIVVHAIEDAIVVASRKYFKSNEELRGRINPETGEIDVYAIKKVVDTIANPGKEITLDEAREIKPDAQLEEELEFKKPTVGLGRISAQMAKQVIFQKVREAERESVYSEYHKHVGEVVNCVVKRFENGDIIVELGKTEAKLGRRDQSRLENFSVGDRIRVIITKVEKTAKGPQVIVSRTVPELVQHLFQTEVPEIYDGTVQIKSTAREAGERTKIAVTSREKDVDPVGACVGMKGTRVQSIIRELRGEKIDIIQWNDDTVTFATNAISPAKISRVSIVDSSDKIMEMVVEDSQLSLAIGKKGQNVRLASKLIGWRIDIKSEEEKRAEVESQMAMLQEQIPTPLDTIPGLTASLIQKLNTAGISTVEELANLSPEDLQNVPGIGEKTIEKISDAMSEYYTQSPAYQDHMERLAHQALFSKDEPAPEPVAENKETSDQSAPEE; this is encoded by the coding sequence ATGTCGAACGTGCTTTTTCAAACGATCGATCAGATCAGCCGTGAAAAAGGGATCGATCCGCAAATCGTGGTCCATGCGATCGAGGATGCGATCGTTGTAGCTTCACGCAAATACTTCAAATCGAACGAAGAATTGCGGGGCCGGATCAACCCGGAGACCGGCGAAATCGATGTCTATGCCATAAAGAAAGTAGTGGACACGATTGCCAATCCCGGCAAGGAAATCACGCTGGACGAAGCTCGCGAGATCAAGCCTGACGCTCAGCTCGAAGAAGAACTCGAATTCAAGAAACCCACGGTCGGTCTCGGCCGCATTTCCGCGCAGATGGCCAAGCAGGTCATCTTTCAGAAAGTCCGCGAAGCCGAGCGTGAAAGCGTTTACTCCGAATACCACAAGCATGTCGGCGAGGTTGTGAACTGCGTCGTGAAGCGGTTCGAGAACGGCGATATCATCGTCGAACTCGGCAAGACCGAAGCGAAACTCGGAAGGCGCGATCAGTCCCGCCTCGAGAACTTCTCGGTCGGCGACCGCATCCGGGTGATCATCACGAAAGTCGAGAAAACCGCGAAAGGACCGCAGGTCATCGTTTCCCGCACGGTGCCCGAACTGGTTCAGCACCTGTTCCAGACCGAAGTCCCCGAAATCTACGACGGCACGGTGCAAATCAAGAGCACTGCGCGCGAGGCCGGCGAACGGACGAAGATCGCCGTCACATCGCGCGAGAAGGACGTCGATCCGGTCGGCGCATGCGTCGGAATGAAGGGTACTCGCGTCCAGTCGATCATCCGGGAATTGCGGGGCGAGAAGATCGACATCATCCAGTGGAACGATGACACCGTCACTTTCGCGACGAATGCGATCAGTCCCGCGAAAATCAGCCGGGTCTCGATCGTGGACAGTTCGGACAAGATCATGGAAATGGTCGTCGAAGACAGCCAGCTCTCGCTCGCCATCGGCAAGAAAGGCCAGAACGTGCGGCTGGCATCGAAGCTGATCGGCTGGCGCATCGATATCAAGAGCGAAGAGGAGAAGCGCGCCGAAGTCGAAAGCCAGATGGCAATGCTTCAGGAGCAGATTCCGACGCCTCTGGACACGATTCCCGGGCTGACTGCGAGCCTGATCCAGAAGCTGAATACGGCTGGCATCTCAACTGTCGAAGAACTCGCGAATCTGTCCCCCGAAGACCTGCAGAACGTCCCGGGCATCGGAGAAAAGACGATCGAGAAAATCAGCGACGCGATGTCGGAATATTACACGCAGTCGCCTGCCTATCAGGATCATATGGAACGCCTGGCGCATCAGGCACTGTTCAGCAAAGACGAACCGGCGCCTGAACCGGTGGCAGAGAATAAAGAAACCAGCGATCAGAGCGCCCCGGAAGAGTAA
- the rimP gene encoding ribosome maturation factor RimP codes for MGVEWEQVRRLIEETAQSQGYELVDAELKGSGKSAVLRIFIDKPDGISLHDCELVSAQVGTVLDVEDLIPSAYTLEVSSPGLDRKLVKESDYTRFDGKLARIQTRIPLNQQKVFRGRLQGLHDGKVRLELPKGNLLEIPLDVVQEARLEFDWDAERRKSEA; via the coding sequence ATGGGAGTCGAGTGGGAGCAGGTACGGCGGCTCATTGAAGAAACGGCACAAAGCCAAGGATATGAGTTAGTTGATGCGGAACTAAAGGGCAGCGGCAAGAGTGCGGTCCTGCGGATTTTCATCGACAAGCCGGACGGCATTTCCCTCCACGATTGCGAGTTGGTCAGTGCACAGGTAGGAACGGTACTTGATGTTGAAGATCTGATTCCGTCCGCTTACACGTTGGAAGTTTCCTCCCCCGGTCTGGACAGGAAACTGGTCAAGGAAAGTGACTACACTCGCTTCGATGGAAAATTGGCCAGAATCCAGACCCGTATTCCTCTGAATCAACAAAAGGTGTTTCGTGGACGTCTTCAGGGGCTCCATGACGGAAAAGTCCGGTTGGAATTGCCGAAAGGCAATCTGTTGGAGATCCCGTTGGACGTCGTTCAAGAAGCGAGACTGGAATTCGACTGGGACGCAGAGCGGCGCAAAAGCGAGGCGTAA
- a CDS encoding methyltransferase — protein sequence MAQRLRVPIGFVIAAVVLYLAAPTRVSVVMGLPLAVLGTIFRGLAAGVIRKDAALATSGVYALTRNPLYFGSACLTGGFAIMSASWIAAALLLVPFLSIYPAVIAREQAHLQALFPEEFQLYKSRVPVFVPRPTLHFPRSFAFSQYLANREYNTALGFAAALVILVVKLRS from the coding sequence ATGGCGCAGAGACTTCGCGTTCCGATCGGATTCGTCATCGCGGCTGTGGTGTTGTATCTGGCCGCGCCGACCCGGGTATCGGTCGTGATGGGCCTCCCCCTGGCGGTACTGGGGACGATCTTCCGCGGTCTTGCGGCCGGCGTCATCAGGAAGGATGCAGCCCTTGCGACTTCCGGCGTTTATGCGCTTACACGAAACCCGCTTTACTTCGGGAGCGCCTGCCTGACCGGCGGCTTTGCCATCATGAGCGCCAGCTGGATCGCCGCTGCGCTGTTGCTGGTGCCGTTCCTGTCGATTTACCCAGCGGTGATCGCGCGCGAACAAGCGCATCTGCAGGCCCTTTTTCCTGAAGAGTTCCAGCTCTACAAATCGCGCGTGCCGGTTTTCGTCCCCCGGCCCACCCTTCATTTCCCCCGTTCCTTCGCTTTCTCCCAATACCTCGCAAACCGCGAATACAACACCGCCCTCGGCTTCGCCGCCGCGCTGGTCATTCTTGTCGTGAAACTTCGTTCCTAA
- a CDS encoding glycosyltransferase family 9 protein: MTRSKPSRFLVVKFGSLGDIVHCLPSVAQLRKAFPGAEIDWLIEQKNKIVVELSGLDVRLIPIDTYQWRNSPGIGSAKEIAELVWALSTDGYDCTIDFQGLLKSAFFAYLSGAPVRIGWERDFLKESVSRFFYTEVVTPKRIHIIDQQMELLKPLNIDPVWETEVRLQAGSAARIAVEKKLEGLSDYIVINPGGNWPTKCWHPERYGELAARLMADGFPVVVTWGPGEEEMARTLIRAAGKGVREVQTTLEELVALCEPARLFVGGDTGPMHFAAAVGAPIVSIFGPTSSDRNGPFRREDIVVERRLSCRPCYERDRCPLDHWHCMVDITVDQVYEACRKRLMLAERSPALQPAE; encoded by the coding sequence ATGACAAGATCGAAACCCAGCCGATTCCTCGTCGTGAAATTCGGCTCGCTCGGGGACATTGTCCACTGCCTGCCCTCGGTTGCGCAGTTGCGCAAGGCCTTCCCAGGAGCCGAAATCGATTGGCTTATCGAGCAGAAGAACAAGATCGTGGTGGAACTGAGCGGCCTCGACGTGCGCCTCATTCCGATCGATACCTATCAATGGCGCAACAGCCCGGGCATCGGAAGCGCGAAGGAAATCGCCGAACTGGTGTGGGCTCTGAGCACCGATGGCTACGACTGTACGATCGACTTCCAAGGCTTATTGAAGTCCGCTTTCTTCGCGTATCTATCGGGCGCTCCCGTCCGTATCGGCTGGGAACGCGACTTTCTGAAGGAATCGGTCAGCCGGTTCTTTTACACAGAAGTCGTTACCCCGAAGCGCATTCATATCATCGATCAGCAGATGGAACTGCTGAAACCACTGAACATCGACCCGGTCTGGGAGACCGAAGTCCGGCTACAGGCCGGCAGCGCTGCCCGGATTGCGGTGGAGAAGAAGCTCGAGGGTCTGTCGGACTACATCGTGATCAACCCGGGCGGCAACTGGCCGACCAAGTGTTGGCATCCGGAGCGATATGGCGAGCTCGCGGCGCGCTTGATGGCCGACGGTTTCCCGGTCGTCGTCACCTGGGGACCCGGCGAAGAAGAAATGGCCAGGACGCTGATTCGCGCAGCCGGCAAGGGCGTGCGCGAAGTGCAGACCACGCTCGAGGAACTCGTGGCGCTTTGCGAACCGGCAAGACTGTTTGTCGGAGGAGATACCGGTCCCATGCACTTCGCTGCGGCCGTGGGCGCCCCGATCGTATCGATCTTCGGTCCAACCAGCAGCGACCGGAACGGACCGTTCCGGCGCGAGGATATCGTCGTCGAACGGCGGCTTTCCTGCAGGCCGTGCTATGAGCGGGATCGCTGCCCTCTCGATCACTGGCACTGCATGGTGGACATCACCGTCGATCAGGTTTATGAGGCTTGCCGCAAGCGCCTGATGCTGGCGGAGCGCTCGCCGGCGCTTCAACCGGCCGAATAA
- a CDS encoding adenylyltransferase/cytidyltransferase family protein produces MKLRDVSELPPLLKGRKVVLANGCFDILHVGHLRYLEGARALGDVLVVAINSDASIRLIKDSGRPILSQDERVSLVSALRCVDYVLLFDESDVSRILDVLKPAIHAKGTDYTEQTVPERAKVLENGGAVRIAGDAKNHSTRDIIDRILRAQPE; encoded by the coding sequence ATGAAGCTGCGGGATGTCTCGGAACTGCCGCCGCTTCTCAAGGGCAGAAAAGTTGTTCTGGCCAACGGCTGCTTCGACATTCTGCACGTCGGCCATCTGCGCTATCTCGAAGGCGCGCGGGCTCTGGGCGACGTCCTCGTCGTCGCGATCAACAGCGACGCTTCGATACGGCTGATCAAAGATTCCGGCCGGCCCATCCTGTCGCAGGATGAGAGAGTGTCGCTGGTCTCGGCGCTGCGCTGCGTCGACTATGTGCTCCTTTTTGATGAAAGCGACGTCTCACGTATATTGGATGTGCTGAAGCCTGCCATCCATGCCAAAGGCACGGACTACACGGAACAAACGGTTCCCGAACGGGCTAAAGTACTGGAGAACGGCGGCGCGGTCCGGATCGCGGGTGATGCGAAAAATCACTCGACCCGCGATATCATAGACAGAATTCTGCGCGCGCAGCCGGAATAG